One genomic window of Solanum stenotomum isolate F172 chromosome 9, ASM1918654v1, whole genome shotgun sequence includes the following:
- the LOC125876234 gene encoding nuatigenin 3-beta-glucosyltransferase-like, whose amino-acid sequence MAMEQNEQTAMPHVVFIPYAMTSHITPLVHIARLFALHGLKVTIIAPQHNALLFQSSVDRDRLFSGSNITVRTIQFPSEEVGLPVGIENFIASPSMEIVGKVHYGFILLQKIMEQLIREINPNCIVSDMFFPWTVDLAEELQIPRFSFQPATSIHQCAWVFIREFKPYKNVASDSEKFLIPGLPLDIKMKVSEIEDFLKEETEYTKTVDDVLQAEVRSHGIIHNTCSELEPGVAQLYEKARGVKGWHIGPLALFINKYEAEISSKQISNSNINSCSDPWKGYGDCFNWLENQQPNSVLFVCFGSMIRFSDDQLKEMAVGLKAANCPTIWVFREQDKNEVDEKDDWSRNGFKELIGEKMFIIQGWAPQLLILKHRAIGGFLTHCGWNSILESLAVGVPLITWPLFSDNFYTDKLLETLGLAIGIGADVWNPGFILSCPPLSGEKIELAVKRLMNNSEESRKIRENAKLMAKKLKSATEEGGSSHSQLIGLIEEIKRCAFKKSS is encoded by the coding sequence ATGGCGATGGAACAGAATGAACAAACTGCAATGCCGCATGTTGTGTTCATACCATACGCCATGACGAGTCATATAACTCCATTGGTACATATTGCTAGACTCTtcgcccttcatggcctcaaagTTACTATCATTGCCCCTCAACATAATGCTCTTCTTTTTCAGTCCTCTGTCGATAGAGACCGTCTCTTTTCGGGCAGCAATATTACTGTCCGGACAATTCAATTTCCGTCTGAGGAAGTTGGATTACCTGTAGGAATTGAAAACTTCATCGCAAGCCCTTCTATGGAAATAGTTGGCAAAGTTCACTATGGGTTTATTCTGCTCCAAAAGATTATGGAGCAACTAATTCGGGAGATCAATCCAAACTGCATTGTTTCCGATATGTTCTTCCCTTGGACTGTTGATTTAGCTGAGGAGCTGCAAATTCCGAGATTTTCTTTTCAACCAGCCACTTCCATACATCAATGTGCTTGGGTTTTCATCAGGGAATTTAAACCTTACAAGAATGTGGCGTCGGATTCTGAAAAGTTTTTGATTCCTGGTTTGCCTCTCGACATCAAAATGAAAGTCTCAGAGATTGAAGATTTTCTTAAAGAGGAAACTGAGTACACAAAGACAGTAGATGACGTTTTACAAGCTGAGGTTCGTAGTCATGGTATTATTCATAACACTTGCTCTGAGCTGGAACCTGGCGTTGCCCAACTCTACGAAAAAGCTAGAGGAGTAAAAGGGTGGCATATAGGTCCACTTGCTCTGTTTATCAACAAATATGAAGCGGAAATTAGTTCTAAACAAATATCCAATTCTAATATTAATTCATGTTCTGACCCTTGGAAAGGGTACGGTGATTGTTTCAATTGGCTTGAAAATCAACAACCTAACTCCGTTCTCTTTGTTTGCTTTGGAAGCATGATAAGATTTTCCGATGATCAGCTTAAGGAAATGGCTGTTGGATTGAAGGCTGCCAACTGTCCAACTATTTGGGTTTTTAGGGAGCAGGACAAAAATGAAGTAGACGAGAAAGATGACTGGAGCCGTAATGGTTTCAAAGAATTGATTGGGGAAAAGATGTTTATCATCCAAGGCTGGGCACCACAACTATTAATCCTGAAACATCGAGCAATTGGTGGATTCTTAACTCATTGTGGTTGGAACTCTATACTTGAGTCTCTAGCCGTAGGTGTTCCATTGATCACATGGCCACTTTTCTCAGACAACTTCTATACCGACAAGCTTTTGGAGACACTTGGCCTTGCTATTGGAATTGGAGCAGATGTGTGGAATCCGGGGTTTATATTATCGTGTCCACCCCTTTCAGGAGAGAAGATAGAGTTGGCCGTCAAGCGTTTAATGAATAATTCAGAGGAAAgtagaaaaattagagaaaatgcAAAGTTGATGGCAAAGAAGCTCAAAAGTGCCACTGAAGAAGGTGGTTCCTCTCATTCACAGCTCATCGGGTTAATTGAGGAGATCAAGCGTTGTGCTTTCAAGAAATCCTCTTGA